The following proteins come from a genomic window of Pseudomonas sp. WJP1:
- a CDS encoding LysR family transcriptional regulator, which yields MTVESYDQLAIFAAVAQERSFTRAAARLGMSQPALSRAMRQLEERLGVRLLARTTRSVSPTEAGEHLLRVIAPRFEEIDSELALLSEFRDKPAGKLRITAGEHSAITLLHPVLAKLLPDNPDLNIEIIVDYGLTDIVAEGFDAGVRLGQQVAKDMIAMRIGPDMRMAVVGSPAYFSRYPRPLIPSDLTVHNCITLRMPTYGGLFLWEFEKDGQELKVRVEGQLVFNNIAMRLEAALQGLGLAYMPEDLVLEHVAQGRLIHVLQDWCEPFSGYHLYYPSRRQSSPAFTLLREALRYEG from the coding sequence ATGACCGTCGAAAGCTACGACCAACTCGCGATCTTCGCGGCCGTGGCCCAGGAGCGCAGTTTCACCCGCGCCGCCGCGCGGCTAGGCATGTCGCAACCGGCGTTGAGCCGGGCCATGCGTCAGTTGGAAGAGCGTCTGGGGGTCCGGTTGCTTGCCCGTACCACGCGCAGCGTCTCCCCCACCGAAGCCGGTGAGCATTTGCTGCGGGTGATCGCTCCGCGGTTCGAAGAAATCGACAGTGAGCTGGCGTTGCTCAGCGAGTTCCGCGACAAGCCGGCCGGCAAATTGCGCATCACCGCAGGTGAGCACTCGGCGATCACGCTGCTGCATCCGGTACTGGCGAAACTGCTGCCCGACAATCCCGACCTGAACATCGAAATCATCGTCGACTATGGCCTGACCGACATCGTCGCGGAGGGCTTCGACGCTGGCGTCCGGCTGGGCCAGCAAGTGGCCAAGGACATGATCGCGATGCGCATCGGCCCTGACATGCGCATGGCGGTGGTGGGCTCCCCGGCGTATTTCAGCCGATACCCCAGGCCGCTCATCCCGAGTGACCTCACGGTGCACAACTGCATCACCCTGCGCATGCCGACTTACGGCGGACTGTTCCTCTGGGAGTTCGAGAAAGACGGGCAGGAACTGAAGGTACGGGTCGAAGGCCAGCTGGTTTTCAACAATATCGCCATGCGCCTGGAGGCGGCCCTCCAGGGGTTGGGGCTGGCCTATATGCCGGAGGACCTGGTGCTGGAGCATGTCGCGCAGGGTCGGCTGATTCATGTACTCCAGGACTGGTGCGAACCCTTCTCTGGCTACCACCTCTATTATCCGAGCCGGCGCCAGAGTTCACCGGCCTTTACCTTGCTGCGCGAAGCCCTGCGTTATGAGGGCTGA
- a CDS encoding GFA family protein, translating into MGFTGQCRCGRVHLQLRTETLAPLYACHCLDCQRWSGSAFALHMLCSAQAVDVSGDTLTYSHAHDGQISTQYACGTCFTRLFNETTAAPGMRVVRAGVLDGAERLTPMAHIWVERKQPWVSLPVGVAQWPQSPTPEAFASALNEQALTSTPPLPALD; encoded by the coding sequence ATGGGTTTCACCGGTCAATGTCGATGCGGGCGCGTCCATCTTCAATTGCGCACCGAAACGCTTGCGCCGCTGTACGCCTGCCACTGCCTGGACTGCCAACGCTGGAGCGGCAGCGCGTTCGCTTTGCACATGCTGTGCAGCGCGCAGGCGGTGGACGTGTCCGGCGACACGCTCACCTACAGCCATGCCCATGACGGACAGATCTCCACCCAGTATGCCTGCGGTACCTGCTTCACCCGGCTGTTCAATGAAACGACGGCCGCCCCCGGCATGCGTGTGGTGCGTGCGGGGGTGCTCGATGGCGCCGAGCGGTTGACGCCCATGGCGCATATCTGGGTCGAGCGCAAACAACCCTGGGTCTCGCTGCCGGTGGGCGTCGCGCAATGGCCACAAAGCCCGACGCCTGAAGCGTTCGCAAGCGCCCTGAACGAACAGGCGTTGACTTCGACTCCGCCGTTACCGGCTTTGGATTAA
- a CDS encoding LysR family transcriptional regulator yields MSGLEWESQRVFLAVLRSGSLSGAARMLGIAQATARRRLESLESGLGVTLFTRTPTGLTPTASAKGLIHHVESMAIAAEAFNRMASGETEVSRGTVRLASSDFLGVEVLPGLIREFHYQHPGLKLEMSIGDSLEDISRQASDIAVRLLRPSEAGIVARRTGALRIGIYASAECLDRYGEPASIEALRRAPLIGPDRRSADLRRLVDVGLCTADQSFTIATDNHLAQLAALKAGLGFGLCPATVAATHGLIQVLPEHFGFEVDVWIAMHNDLRKVGRIARTFEALGEALNRYLVS; encoded by the coding sequence ATGAGCGGCCTTGAATGGGAAAGCCAGCGGGTGTTTCTGGCCGTGTTACGCAGTGGCAGCCTGTCCGGCGCGGCACGGATGCTGGGCATTGCCCAGGCGACTGCGCGTCGACGGCTGGAGAGTCTCGAATCAGGACTGGGCGTTACTCTGTTCACCCGCACTCCCACGGGTCTTACGCCCACTGCGTCAGCGAAGGGGCTGATCCATCATGTCGAGTCCATGGCGATCGCGGCCGAGGCGTTCAATCGCATGGCGAGCGGCGAAACGGAGGTGTCCCGCGGCACCGTCAGGCTGGCCAGCAGCGACTTTCTGGGCGTTGAGGTGCTGCCCGGATTGATCCGCGAATTTCACTACCAACACCCTGGTCTGAAGCTTGAGATGAGTATCGGCGACTCGCTGGAGGACATCTCCCGCCAGGCGTCGGACATTGCCGTGCGCCTGTTGCGCCCAAGCGAAGCAGGGATCGTCGCGCGACGCACCGGGGCCTTGCGTATCGGCATATACGCCAGTGCCGAGTGCCTTGACCGCTACGGCGAACCCGCGAGTATCGAAGCGCTACGACGTGCCCCGTTGATCGGGCCCGACCGACGTTCTGCCGACCTGCGCCGGCTGGTCGACGTGGGGCTGTGTACAGCAGACCAGTCATTCACCATTGCCACCGACAACCACCTTGCCCAACTCGCTGCGCTCAAGGCCGGCCTGGGTTTCGGCTTGTGCCCGGCCACGGTGGCGGCGACCCATGGCCTGATCCAGGTCCTGCCGGAACACTTCGGCTTCGAGGTCGACGTGTGGATCGCCATGCACAACGACCTGCGCAAGGTCGGGCGCATCGCCAGGACGTTCGAAGCCCTGGGGGAGGCGTTGAACAGGTACCTGGTGAGTTGA
- a CDS encoding MFS transporter: MSTPISTIAPAATTVRRPIGARAIAAITIGSGLEFYDFSVYSFFATLIGRQFFPVESTLGQLLLSLATFGVGFGMRPIGGLVLGAYADRVGRKPAMMLTLWLMALGSLLFAIAPTYAQIGIAAPVIIVLARLIQGFAIGGEVGASTAMLMEHADDKNRGFYGSWQLFSQGLSFLLGALVALALSSTLSDEALESWGWRLPFVLGILVIPVGVYIRRHLKETAADIEQGAENRSGIRLIFTRHRQTILTGVLLVIGSTASSYIVLDYMTNYTVTVLHLPMKMGTAAACLGALVQISLSIWAGRLSDRIGRRRTIALGAIPMLLLIYPAFMLMNHVPALGTLLLVSLGTTLLLVLITVPTLVLVTELFPRAIRATGLSIVYCLGVSVFGGFAQFFATGLIGLTGNNNAPALYVMVCLGLTLVGLVRVRETAGRALD; the protein is encoded by the coding sequence ATGTCCACGCCCATTTCTACCATTGCGCCGGCTGCCACTACGGTGCGTCGACCGATCGGCGCACGCGCCATCGCCGCCATCACCATCGGCTCCGGCCTTGAGTTCTACGACTTCTCCGTCTACAGCTTTTTCGCCACCCTCATCGGCCGGCAGTTCTTCCCCGTCGAAAGCACGCTGGGGCAACTGCTGCTGTCGCTGGCAACCTTCGGCGTCGGCTTCGGCATGCGCCCCATCGGCGGCCTGGTGCTGGGCGCCTATGCCGACCGGGTCGGGCGCAAACCGGCGATGATGCTGACCCTGTGGCTGATGGCCCTGGGGTCGCTGCTGTTCGCCATCGCGCCCACCTATGCGCAGATTGGTATCGCCGCGCCAGTGATCATCGTGCTGGCGCGCTTGATACAGGGCTTCGCCATCGGGGGTGAGGTTGGCGCGTCGACCGCGATGTTGATGGAGCACGCCGACGACAAAAATCGCGGCTTTTATGGCAGTTGGCAGCTGTTCAGCCAGGGCCTGAGCTTCCTGCTCGGGGCGCTGGTGGCCCTGGCGCTGAGCTCAACCTTGTCTGACGAGGCACTGGAAAGCTGGGGTTGGCGCTTGCCGTTCGTGCTGGGCATCCTGGTGATTCCGGTCGGCGTCTACATTCGCCGCCATCTCAAGGAAACCGCTGCCGACATAGAGCAAGGCGCTGAAAACCGGTCTGGTATCCGGCTGATATTCACCCGCCATCGCCAGACCATCCTGACCGGTGTGCTGCTGGTCATCGGCAGCACGGCATCCAGTTACATCGTGCTCGATTACATGACCAATTACACCGTCACGGTGCTTCACCTGCCGATGAAGATGGGCACCGCCGCTGCCTGTCTGGGTGCGCTGGTGCAGATCAGCCTGTCGATCTGGGCTGGCCGATTGAGTGATCGCATCGGCCGGCGCCGCACCATTGCCCTGGGCGCGATTCCGATGTTGTTGCTGATCTATCCGGCGTTCATGTTGATGAATCACGTTCCCGCGTTGGGCACGCTGTTGCTCGTTTCGCTGGGCACCACCCTGCTGTTGGTGCTGATCACCGTGCCGACCTTGGTGCTGGTGACCGAGCTGTTTCCGCGGGCGATTCGTGCCACTGGGCTGTCGATCGTTTATTGCCTGGGGGTTTCGGTGTTTGGGGGTTTCGCGCAGTTCTTCGCGACCGGGTTGATTGGCCTGACGGGGAATAATAATGCGCCGGCGTTGTACGTGATGGTGTGTTTGGGTCTTACGTTGGTGGGGTTGGTGAGGGTCAGGGAAACGGCTGGCAGAGCGTTGGATTGA
- a CDS encoding M20 aminoacylase family protein, which produces MLNLPALPGIRALEDEMIALRQHIHAHPELSFEEFATADLVASKLQAWGYQVHRGLGGTGVVGLLRHGQGNRMIGLRADMDALPIIEQTGLPYASRHEGVMHACGHDGHTAMLLAAARYLAESREFDGSLVLIFQPAEEGDGGAQRMLDDGLFERFPCDAVFAMHNMPGLPVGKLGFLPGPFMASTDTVTIRIDGVGGHGAMPHKAVDPVLAGSAIVMALQSIVARNVDPLDTAVVTVGAFHAGIAANVIPDHAELQLSVRALKTEVRDALIARITCVAQTQAASFGARATIDVDEAQRFPALFNHPEITEFARQVALDWVGEDGLVRDMKPLTGSEDFAVMLQRRPGCYLLIGNGDGEGGCMVHNPGYDFNDDCLATGASYWVRLVETFLA; this is translated from the coding sequence ATGCTCAACCTGCCTGCGCTGCCCGGCATTCGCGCGCTCGAAGACGAGATGATCGCGCTGCGCCAACACATCCACGCCCACCCGGAACTGAGTTTCGAAGAGTTCGCCACCGCCGACCTGGTGGCCAGCAAACTCCAGGCATGGGGCTACCAGGTACACCGTGGCCTGGGCGGCACCGGCGTGGTCGGGCTACTTCGTCACGGCCAGGGCAACAGGATGATCGGCCTGCGCGCCGACATGGACGCCCTGCCGATCATCGAGCAGACAGGCTTGCCCTACGCCAGTCGCCACGAAGGCGTGATGCATGCCTGCGGTCACGACGGTCACACAGCGATGTTACTGGCGGCAGCCAGGTACCTGGCCGAGAGCCGCGAGTTCGATGGCTCGCTGGTGTTGATTTTCCAGCCCGCCGAAGAAGGCGACGGCGGCGCGCAGCGCATGCTCGATGACGGGCTGTTCGAGCGGTTCCCGTGCGATGCGGTGTTCGCGATGCACAACATGCCGGGGCTGCCGGTGGGCAAACTCGGTTTCCTGCCGGGACCATTCATGGCCTCGACCGACACGGTGACCATCCGCATCGATGGCGTCGGCGGTCACGGTGCCATGCCGCACAAGGCGGTTGATCCAGTGCTGGCCGGCTCCGCCATCGTCATGGCGTTGCAGAGCATCGTCGCGCGCAATGTCGATCCGCTCGACACCGCCGTGGTCACCGTCGGCGCGTTCCACGCCGGCATCGCCGCCAATGTTATTCCCGATCACGCTGAGTTGCAGTTGAGCGTGCGCGCCCTCAAGACCGAGGTACGCGATGCACTGATTGCACGCATTACCTGCGTGGCGCAAACCCAGGCGGCGAGCTTCGGCGCCCGCGCCACCATTGATGTCGACGAGGCACAACGTTTCCCGGCGCTGTTCAACCATCCCGAAATCACCGAATTCGCCCGTCAAGTGGCGCTGGACTGGGTCGGTGAAGACGGTCTGGTCCGGGACATGAAACCGCTGACCGGCAGCGAGGATTTCGCCGTGATGTTGCAGCGCCGCCCCGGTTGCTACCTGCTGATTGGCAACGGCGACGGTGAGGGCGGCTGCATGGTGCATAACCCCGGCTACGACTTCAACGACGACTGCCTGGCCACAGGTGCCAGCTATTGGGTTCGTCTGGTTGAAACCTTCCTGGCCTGA
- a CDS encoding LysR family transcriptional regulator: MKLHQLRALVMIADCGSIRAAARQLDVSQTAVAKALRELEEHLQLPLLVRNASGVVLTPYGQSLLQHARQMLSQLERAQLELAHLSDQAEGHLRLGISPWMGMTLLPEVVTLFRQRMPRVRLEIFEGLMAVTLPRLRDGTMEFAVGLVSSLLPRPEFVCEPICSYRMAVVARHGHPRHDSRSIHDLLDQDWVVNYPDASHDGLMTELFWQHGAQIDMQHIHRAHSPQLTLSLIEQTDMLSYFPEPMLTVPIYRERVARLALAESFSTDTIGIVNPRNAQLGVAAQCFVDCLFQVIRRRARSARPEDVELFDTLELLI, translated from the coding sequence ATGAAGCTGCATCAATTGCGCGCGCTGGTGATGATTGCCGACTGCGGCAGTATTCGCGCGGCGGCGCGGCAACTGGACGTCTCGCAGACGGCCGTGGCCAAGGCCCTGCGTGAGCTGGAGGAACACCTGCAATTGCCTTTGCTGGTGCGCAATGCCAGTGGGGTGGTGCTGACGCCCTATGGCCAATCGCTGTTGCAGCATGCGCGGCAGATGCTCAGTCAACTCGAGCGTGCGCAGTTGGAGTTGGCGCACCTGAGCGACCAGGCCGAGGGGCATTTGCGCCTGGGTATCTCGCCGTGGATGGGCATGACCCTGTTGCCCGAGGTCGTCACGCTGTTCCGCCAACGAATGCCCCGTGTGCGCCTGGAAATCTTCGAAGGGCTGATGGCGGTAACCTTGCCGCGATTGCGCGATGGCACGATGGAGTTTGCGGTGGGGCTGGTGTCTTCGTTACTGCCGCGCCCGGAGTTTGTCTGTGAGCCGATCTGTTCCTACCGGATGGCCGTGGTCGCCCGCCATGGTCACCCGCGCCACGACAGCCGTTCCATCCACGACTTGCTGGATCAGGACTGGGTGGTCAATTATCCGGATGCCAGCCACGATGGCCTGATGACCGAGTTGTTCTGGCAGCACGGCGCGCAGATCGACATGCAGCACATCCACCGCGCGCATTCGCCGCAGCTGACCTTATCGTTGATCGAGCAGACCGACATGCTCAGCTACTTTCCCGAGCCGATGCTGACCGTGCCGATCTATCGCGAACGGGTAGCGCGGCTGGCACTGGCGGAAAGCTTCTCTACCGACACCATCGGTATCGTCAATCCACGCAACGCCCAGTTGGGTGTCGCCGCACAATGCTTCGTCGATTGCCTGTTCCAGGTCATCCGCCGCCGCGCCCGCTCGGCACGGCCGGAAGATGTCGAGTTGTTCGATACGCTGGAGCTGTTGATTTGA
- a CDS encoding TauD/TfdA dioxygenase family protein, whose product MTIQIKPVAGRIGAQLEGVKLGGDISAEDFEFINQALLKYKVLFFRDQHLDDAGHEAFSRRFGDQVPHPTVRSAEQGAAILHLDAKETRANSWHTDVTFVANYPKISILRGVVIPAFGGDTVWANTAAAYADLPDPLKQLADNLRALHTNLYDYAVPRNTDESGLKRYREQFTAEIYETEHPLVRVHPESGERSLLLGHFVKQIQGVSASDSKQLIRLFHDRITHVDNTVRWRWQEGDVVIWDNRATQHIAINDYGDAQRIVRRTTIDGDVPVGVDGRLSQALKPSPDARSPKTEADKKHLAA is encoded by the coding sequence ATGACTATTCAAATCAAACCGGTCGCTGGTCGAATTGGAGCACAACTGGAAGGCGTGAAGTTGGGAGGGGATATCAGCGCCGAAGACTTCGAATTCATTAATCAGGCACTGCTGAAATATAAAGTGCTGTTCTTTCGCGACCAACATCTGGATGACGCCGGGCACGAGGCTTTTTCCCGCCGCTTCGGGGATCAGGTTCCGCACCCGACCGTGCGTTCCGCCGAGCAGGGCGCCGCGATCCTGCATCTGGACGCCAAGGAAACCCGCGCCAATTCCTGGCACACCGATGTGACCTTCGTGGCCAATTACCCGAAGATTTCCATCTTGCGCGGTGTGGTCATTCCTGCCTTTGGCGGCGATACGGTATGGGCCAATACGGCAGCGGCCTACGCCGATCTGCCCGACCCGTTAAAACAACTGGCGGATAATCTTCGCGCGTTGCACACCAACTTGTATGACTACGCAGTGCCGCGTAATACCGATGAATCAGGACTCAAGCGTTATCGTGAACAGTTCACCGCGGAAATCTACGAAACCGAACATCCCTTAGTTCGAGTACATCCGGAGTCGGGTGAAAGAAGTTTGTTGTTGGGGCACTTTGTCAAACAGATCCAGGGGGTAAGTGCCAGCGACTCCAAACAACTGATCCGCCTGTTTCACGACCGTATTACCCATGTCGACAACACCGTGCGCTGGCGCTGGCAGGAGGGCGATGTGGTGATCTGGGACAACCGCGCCACCCAGCACATCGCGATCAACGATTACGGGGATGCCCAGCGCATCGTGCGCCGCACCACCATCGACGGTGATGTTCCGGTCGGGGTGGATGGTCGCCTGAGCCAGGCACTCAAGCCGAGCCCGGACGCGCGCTCGCCGAAAACCGAAGCCGACAAAAAACACCTCGCTGCCTGA
- a CDS encoding ABC transporter substrate-binding protein: MKLNGIRLFKKGSIAAALAAVLAIPVAEADVLRIGVATAGGGDPVTFSGSTLGIVRNQQLLEKAFAGTGTEVQWYFFKGAGPAVNEAFSNQQLDFAYQGDLPAVVGRSNGLDTKLLAALGVRANLYLAVPKGSSVKTIEDLKGKKVAIFRGTNGHLVMINLLAEHGLTERDIKAINLDTGSSQAALISNGVDAAFGGRELFKLRDKGLIDIVYNNPEQDVRYTRQTALVVRGDYEKEHPDKVQKVVDTLVDAAKWTSDDSHRDEVFAEWAKSNDPADSLRADFTGVPLRDRASPLVDNFLLSRYQAVADQAKEEKLIRRPVSIDGWFETSYLHKALKAKGLENYWTPYGPDGKQPAGNAVAVTTTSKQGS, encoded by the coding sequence ATGAAGCTCAATGGCATTCGCCTGTTCAAAAAAGGCAGCATCGCGGCAGCACTGGCTGCGGTTCTCGCTATACCCGTAGCTGAAGCCGATGTGTTGCGCATCGGTGTAGCAACAGCTGGCGGCGGTGACCCGGTGACCTTCAGCGGTTCGACGCTGGGTATCGTGCGCAATCAGCAATTGCTGGAGAAAGCCTTCGCCGGCACCGGGACCGAAGTGCAGTGGTACTTCTTCAAGGGGGCCGGGCCTGCGGTCAACGAAGCCTTTTCCAACCAGCAACTGGACTTCGCCTACCAGGGCGATCTGCCGGCGGTCGTCGGGCGTTCCAACGGACTGGACACCAAGTTGCTGGCAGCATTGGGTGTGCGCGCCAATCTTTATCTGGCGGTGCCCAAGGGCTCGTCTGTGAAAACCATCGAGGACCTCAAAGGCAAAAAAGTCGCGATCTTCCGGGGCACCAACGGCCATTTGGTGATGATCAATCTGCTGGCGGAGCACGGGCTGACCGAGCGCGATATCAAGGCCATCAATCTCGATACCGGCAGCTCTCAGGCGGCATTGATTTCCAACGGTGTGGACGCCGCATTCGGCGGGCGTGAGTTGTTCAAGCTGCGTGATAAAGGCCTGATCGACATCGTCTACAACAACCCCGAACAGGACGTGCGCTACACCCGGCAGACGGCGCTCGTGGTTCGCGGTGATTATGAGAAAGAGCATCCGGACAAGGTGCAAAAGGTCGTCGACACGCTGGTGGACGCGGCGAAGTGGACATCGGACGACAGCCATCGCGACGAAGTCTTCGCCGAATGGGCCAAGAGCAATGACCCCGCCGATTCATTGCGTGCCGACTTCACCGGGGTCCCCCTCAGGGACAGGGCCTCGCCTCTGGTCGACAACTTCCTGCTCAGTCGCTACCAGGCCGTGGCGGACCAGGCCAAGGAAGAAAAACTCATCCGTCGCCCGGTCAGTATCGATGGCTGGTTCGAGACCAGCTATTTGCATAAAGCCCTCAAGGCCAAGGGACTGGAAAACTACTGGACGCCCTACGGCCCGGATGGCAAGCAGCCGGCGGGTAACGCGGTAGCGGTCACGACGACCAGCAAGCAAGGGAGCTAG
- a CDS encoding ABC transporter permease, producing MARAQSARFEKYGAPALPSDNVKRLPPAPARPVRKVEVPRTSPWSLSLGDKALPWLLPLLLLGLWYLGVERGWLSEQVLPPPAYVYQALSDLVGNGDLWLNASASLQRVVVGFSLGALLGVALGLAMGLSRTLEDYLLPTFNALVQIPVLGWLPFALLLFGIGETLKYVLIAKAALVPITLCTLQAFRQAPKGLLEVGRIYGFSRRQSVTSIVLPAAIPTLFTGFRLGFTKAWLSLVVVELVASSEGLGYLIVYGRQLFQLDLVMAAVVVVGTLGLLIDRGFDYAEKRLNRGRPTVGGRQS from the coding sequence ATGGCCAGGGCACAGAGCGCAAGATTCGAGAAGTATGGGGCGCCGGCATTGCCGAGCGACAACGTCAAACGTCTTCCACCGGCACCCGCGCGACCGGTCCGCAAGGTCGAGGTGCCACGCACCTCGCCCTGGTCCTTGAGCCTGGGTGACAAGGCCTTGCCCTGGCTGTTGCCGTTGCTGTTACTGGGTTTGTGGTACCTGGGGGTGGAACGTGGCTGGCTTTCAGAGCAGGTGCTGCCACCGCCAGCCTATGTTTACCAGGCGCTGTCGGACCTGGTCGGCAACGGCGATCTGTGGCTGAACGCGTCGGCCAGCCTGCAGCGGGTGGTCGTCGGATTCAGTCTCGGCGCCTTGCTCGGCGTGGCGCTGGGCCTGGCCATGGGACTGTCGCGGACGCTGGAGGATTATCTGCTACCGACCTTCAACGCACTGGTGCAAATTCCGGTACTGGGCTGGCTGCCGTTTGCCTTGCTGCTGTTCGGCATCGGCGAGACGCTCAAGTACGTGCTGATTGCCAAGGCCGCCCTGGTGCCGATCACCCTGTGTACCTTGCAGGCGTTCCGCCAGGCGCCCAAAGGCTTGCTGGAAGTCGGCCGGATCTACGGCTTCAGCCGTCGACAAAGCGTCACCTCCATTGTCTTGCCGGCGGCGATCCCGACGCTGTTTACCGGGTTTCGCCTGGGCTTCACCAAAGCCTGGCTGTCGCTGGTGGTGGTCGAGTTGGTGGCTTCGAGTGAAGGGTTGGGTTACCTGATCGTCTATGGGCGCCAACTGTTTCAACTGGATTTGGTGATGGCGGCCGTGGTGGTGGTAGGGACGCTGGGTCTGTTGATCGATCGCGGTTTCGATTACGCGGAGAAGCGCCTCAATCGCGGTCGGCCAACGGTTGGGGGACGCCAGTCATGA
- a CDS encoding ABC transporter permease, giving the protein MSAALSSANSSHRYRGWVLPLSAIALWWLASYLGWSESGLFVSPEKVAATAWDQITSDKFWRAISASLARNLSGFFIGTALGLVLGCLLGLSRHFERLVGPSFNTFKQISLFAWIPLISVWFGLGDVAKVVFLSLAALVPVVVNTCDGLRNVPPNLLEVARVYGFSRWQTIIGVMLPAALPSIFTGLYLALVYSWLATIGAEYLLVSGEGIGNTLIDGSEHFMMDLVLFGMVVIGLVGWGLNALARTLERRMQGLYGIAAR; this is encoded by the coding sequence ATGAGTGCAGCTTTGTCATCAGCTAACAGTAGCCATCGCTATCGCGGTTGGGTCTTGCCCCTCTCGGCGATTGCCCTGTGGTGGCTGGCTTCGTACCTGGGGTGGAGCGAATCGGGACTGTTCGTTTCGCCAGAAAAAGTCGCGGCGACAGCCTGGGATCAAATCACTTCGGACAAATTCTGGCGGGCCATTTCGGCGAGCCTTGCGCGCAACCTCAGCGGCTTTTTTATCGGTACCGCGCTAGGTCTGGTACTGGGTTGCCTGCTGGGTCTCTCGCGGCATTTCGAACGTCTGGTCGGCCCGAGCTTCAACACCTTCAAGCAAATCTCCCTGTTCGCCTGGATCCCGCTGATCTCGGTGTGGTTCGGCCTGGGCGATGTGGCCAAGGTGGTGTTTTTGTCGCTGGCCGCGCTGGTGCCGGTGGTGGTCAACACCTGCGACGGTTTGCGCAACGTCCCGCCCAACCTGCTGGAAGTGGCGCGGGTGTACGGCTTCAGCCGCTGGCAAACCATTATCGGGGTGATGCTGCCCGCCGCCTTGCCATCGATTTTCACCGGGCTCTACCTCGCGCTGGTCTACAGCTGGCTGGCGACCATCGGCGCCGAATACCTGCTGGTATCGGGGGAGGGGATCGGCAACACGCTGATCGATGGCAGCGAACATTTCATGATGGACCTGGTGCTGTTTGGAATGGTGGTGATCGGCCTGGTGGGATGGGGCCTCAACGCCCTGGCCCGGACACTCGAGCGGCGGATGCAGGGCCTGTACGGCATCGCTGCGCGCTGA
- a CDS encoding ABC transporter ATP-binding protein, producing the protein MSNGLTLEHISKRFTSQPGSSTQLQVLENIYLDIAPGEFISIVGASGCGKSTLLRLILGLDEEFDGRILLDGKPIKGTGLERGIVFQDHRLFPWLNVEQNVAVGLKNSPLSAGQKRDTVREHIELVGLQDFIESYPHQISGGMAQRVAIARGLVNRPSVLLLDEPLGALDALTRARLQGELQNIWAKEKITMILVTHDVDEAVFLGDRVVVMQPNPGRIRRIVDVDLPRPRNRSDSRFIALRDDVLSDFAELH; encoded by the coding sequence ATGAGCAACGGTCTGACCCTGGAACACATCAGCAAGCGGTTCACCTCCCAACCGGGCAGTTCGACGCAATTGCAGGTACTCGAGAACATCTATCTCGACATCGCCCCTGGCGAGTTCATCAGCATCGTCGGCGCCAGCGGCTGTGGCAAATCCACGCTGCTGCGATTGATCCTCGGCCTGGACGAAGAGTTCGACGGACGCATCCTGCTCGATGGCAAACCCATCAAGGGCACGGGCCTGGAGCGCGGCATCGTGTTTCAGGATCACCGGTTGTTCCCCTGGCTCAACGTCGAGCAGAACGTCGCGGTCGGCCTGAAGAACTCGCCCCTGAGCGCCGGGCAGAAGCGCGACACCGTGCGCGAGCACATCGAACTGGTCGGCCTGCAGGACTTCATCGAGTCCTACCCGCACCAGATTTCCGGCGGCATGGCGCAACGCGTGGCCATCGCCCGCGGGCTGGTCAATCGTCCGAGCGTGTTGTTGCTGGATGAGCCACTGGGCGCCCTCGACGCCTTGACCCGCGCACGTCTGCAGGGCGAGCTGCAGAACATCTGGGCCAAGGAAAAAATCACCATGATCCTGGTCACTCACGATGTGGACGAGGCGGTCTTCCTCGGCGACCGGGTGGTGGTGATGCAGCCCAATCCGGGGCGTATCCGGCGCATTGTCGACGTCGATCTGCCGCGCCCGCGCAATCGCAGTGACAGCCGTTTCATCGCCCTGCGCGATGACGTGTTGAGCGACTTTGCCGAGTTGCATTGA